In the Streptomyces sp. 840.1 genome, one interval contains:
- a CDS encoding carbon-nitrogen hydrolase family protein: MPPLRTALLQSSGIPGSVARNTEVLDDAARRAAAGGARLLVCPEMFLTGYAIGDDVPRLAEAADGPAAHAVAAIAARHEIAVHYGYPERDGDTLYNAAQLIGPDGTPLANYRKTHLFGGFEQHWFTPGEQPVVQAELDGIRIGLMICYDVEFPENVRAHALAGTDLLLVPTAQMHPFQFVAESLVPVRAFENQLYIAYVNRTGPEGEFEFVGLSCLAGPDGTVRTRAGRGEELALADVDPALLSASRAANPYLRDRRPGLYGSLV, encoded by the coding sequence ATGCCGCCGTTGCGCACCGCCCTGCTCCAGAGCTCCGGAATCCCGGGCTCGGTGGCCCGTAACACCGAGGTGCTCGACGACGCCGCACGCCGCGCCGCCGCCGGCGGGGCCCGGCTGCTCGTCTGCCCCGAGATGTTCCTGACCGGGTACGCGATCGGGGACGACGTGCCCCGGCTGGCCGAGGCCGCCGACGGGCCCGCGGCGCACGCCGTCGCGGCGATCGCCGCCCGGCACGAGATCGCCGTCCACTACGGCTACCCGGAGCGGGACGGCGACACCCTGTACAACGCCGCCCAGCTCATCGGCCCCGACGGCACCCCGCTCGCGAACTACCGCAAGACCCACCTCTTCGGCGGCTTCGAGCAGCACTGGTTCACCCCCGGCGAGCAGCCGGTCGTCCAGGCGGAGCTGGACGGCATCCGCATCGGCCTGATGATCTGCTACGACGTCGAGTTCCCGGAGAACGTCCGGGCGCACGCGCTGGCCGGCACCGATCTGCTGCTGGTCCCGACCGCCCAGATGCACCCCTTCCAGTTCGTCGCCGAATCGCTCGTCCCGGTCCGCGCCTTCGAGAACCAGCTGTACATCGCCTACGTCAACCGGACCGGGCCGGAGGGCGAGTTCGAGTTCGTCGGGCTGAGCTGCCTGGCCGGACCCGACGGCACGGTCCGCACCCGGGCCGGACGCGGCGAGGAACTCGCGCTCGCGGACGTGGACCCGGCGCTGCTGAGCGCCTCCCGGGCCGCCAACCCGTATCTGCGCGACCGCCGCCCCGGCCTGTACGGCTCCCTCGTCTGA
- a CDS encoding NAD(P)/FAD-dependent oxidoreductase: MTSTVPTAVQHTEAAPPITMFGPDFPYAYDDFLAHPAGLGQIPATEHGSEVAVIGGGLSGIITAYELMKMGLRPVLYEADRIGGRLRTVEFDGCTVDGEPLTAEMGAMRFPPSSTALQHYIDLVGLETKPFPNPLSPVTPSTVVDLKGESHYARTIDDLPQVYRDVMEAWNACLEEGADFSDMNRAMRERDVPRIREIWARLVDKLDNQTFYGFLCDSEAFKSFRHREIFGQVGFGTGGWDTDFPNSILEILRVVYTEADDHHRSIVGGSQQLPLRLWEREPEKIIHWPLGTSLASLHDGEPRPAVTRLNRTAGNRITVTDATGDIRTFRAAVFTGQSWLLLSKIDCDDALFPIDHWTAMERTHYMESSKLFVPVDRPFWLDKDEVTGRDAMSMTLTDRMTRGTYLLDDGPDKPASICLSYTWCDDSLKWLPLSAAERMDVMLKSLGEIYPGVDIRKHITGNPVTVSWENEPYFMGAFKANLPGHYRYQRRLFTHFMQDRLPADKRGLFLAGDDISWTAGWAEGAVQTALNAVWGVMAQFGGATDAANPGPGDLFDEIAPVELPED, translated from the coding sequence ATGACGTCCACGGTGCCCACCGCCGTCCAGCACACCGAGGCGGCCCCGCCGATCACCATGTTCGGGCCGGACTTCCCGTACGCGTACGACGACTTCCTCGCGCACCCCGCCGGGCTCGGACAGATACCGGCGACCGAGCACGGCAGCGAGGTCGCGGTCATCGGCGGCGGGCTCTCCGGGATCATCACCGCGTACGAGCTGATGAAGATGGGCCTGCGCCCCGTCCTGTACGAGGCCGACCGGATCGGCGGGCGGCTGCGCACGGTCGAGTTCGACGGCTGCACCGTGGACGGGGAACCGCTCACCGCCGAGATGGGCGCCATGCGCTTCCCGCCGTCCTCGACCGCACTCCAGCACTACATCGACCTGGTGGGGCTGGAGACGAAGCCGTTCCCCAACCCGCTCTCCCCGGTCACCCCGTCGACCGTCGTCGACCTGAAGGGCGAGTCGCACTACGCCCGCACCATCGACGACCTTCCCCAGGTCTACCGCGACGTGATGGAGGCCTGGAACGCCTGCCTGGAGGAGGGCGCCGACTTCTCCGACATGAACCGGGCGATGCGCGAGCGCGACGTGCCGCGCATCCGCGAGATCTGGGCCCGGCTCGTCGACAAGCTCGACAACCAGACCTTCTACGGCTTCCTCTGCGACTCCGAGGCCTTCAAGTCCTTCCGGCACCGCGAGATCTTCGGCCAGGTCGGCTTCGGCACCGGCGGCTGGGACACCGACTTCCCCAACTCCATCCTGGAGATCCTGCGCGTCGTCTACACCGAGGCGGACGACCACCACCGCTCCATCGTCGGCGGCAGCCAGCAGCTCCCGCTGCGCCTCTGGGAGCGCGAGCCGGAGAAGATCATCCACTGGCCGCTGGGCACCTCGCTGGCCTCGCTGCACGACGGGGAGCCGCGTCCCGCGGTGACCCGGCTGAACCGCACCGCCGGGAACCGGATCACCGTCACCGACGCCACCGGCGACATCCGCACCTTCCGGGCGGCCGTCTTCACCGGGCAGTCCTGGCTGCTGCTCTCCAAGATCGACTGCGACGACGCGCTCTTCCCGATCGACCACTGGACGGCGATGGAGCGCACCCACTACATGGAGTCGTCCAAGCTGTTCGTCCCGGTCGACCGGCCGTTCTGGCTCGACAAGGACGAGGTGACCGGCCGCGATGCCATGTCGATGACGCTCACCGACCGGATGACGCGCGGCACCTACCTGCTCGACGACGGCCCGGACAAGCCCGCCAGCATCTGCCTCTCGTACACCTGGTGCGACGACAGCCTGAAATGGCTGCCGCTGTCGGCGGCCGAGCGGATGGACGTGATGCTGAAGTCGCTCGGCGAGATCTACCCGGGCGTCGACATCAGGAAGCACATCACCGGCAACCCGGTGACGGTCTCCTGGGAGAACGAGCCCTACTTCATGGGCGCGTTCAAGGCCAATCTGCCCGGCCACTACCGCTACCAGCGGCGGCTGTTCACCCACTTCATGCAGGACCGGCTGCCCGCCGACAAGCGGGGCCTGTTCCTGGCCGGCGACGACATCTCCTGGACGGCCGGCTGGGCCGAGGGGGCCGTGCAGACCGCGCTGAACGCCGTCTGGGGCGTGATGGCCCAGTTCGGCGGCGCGACCGACGCGGCCAACCCCGGCCCGGGAGACCTCTTCGACGAGATCGCCCCGGTCGAACTCCCGGAGGACTGA
- a CDS encoding fumarylacetoacetate hydrolase family protein translates to MRLMRIGEPGHERPVVVCPEGRHYDLSGITDDIDGAFLAALADNPHLIPAEPKLPETDITGERVGAPVARPSALLCIGQNYAAHAAESGAEPPEQPILFYKSPNTVVGPYDDVLIPRGSKKTDWEVELAVVIGRRASYLDSPADAAAHIAGYAVSNDVSERAFQLEESGGQWSKGKSCATFNPLGPVLVTADEVGDPQRLRLTSHVNGEPRQDSSTADMIFSVAHLVHHLSQYLVLEPGDIINTGTPQGVALSGRFPYLGPDDVMEVEISGLGRQRSVCRPA, encoded by the coding sequence ATGCGACTGATGCGCATAGGCGAGCCGGGCCACGAGCGCCCGGTCGTCGTCTGCCCCGAGGGCCGTCACTACGACCTGTCGGGCATCACCGACGACATCGACGGCGCGTTCCTCGCCGCGCTGGCCGACAACCCGCACCTGATCCCCGCCGAGCCGAAGCTCCCGGAGACCGACATCACCGGGGAGCGGGTCGGCGCCCCGGTGGCCCGGCCCTCCGCGCTCCTGTGCATCGGGCAGAACTACGCGGCCCACGCGGCGGAGTCCGGTGCCGAGCCGCCCGAGCAGCCGATCCTCTTCTACAAGTCCCCGAACACGGTTGTCGGTCCGTACGACGACGTGCTCATCCCCCGTGGTTCGAAGAAGACCGACTGGGAGGTGGAGCTGGCCGTCGTGATCGGCCGCCGCGCCTCCTACCTGGACTCCCCCGCCGACGCGGCCGCCCACATCGCGGGCTACGCGGTCAGCAACGACGTCTCGGAGCGCGCCTTCCAGCTGGAGGAGTCGGGCGGCCAGTGGTCCAAGGGCAAGAGCTGCGCCACGTTCAACCCGCTGGGCCCGGTCCTGGTGACGGCCGACGAGGTCGGTGACCCGCAGCGGCTGCGGCTGACCAGCCACGTCAACGGCGAGCCCCGGCAGGACTCCTCCACCGCGGACATGATCTTCAGCGTGGCGCATCTGGTGCACCATCTGTCGCAGTACCTGGTGCTGGAGCCCGGAGACATCATCAACACCGGTACGCCGCAGGGCGTGGCGCTGTCCGGCCGCTTCCCCTACCTGGGTCCGGACGATGTGATGGAGGTCGAGATCTCCGGCCTCGGCCGGCAGCGCAGCGTCTGCCGGCCCGCGTAA
- a CDS encoding hydroxyacid dehydrogenase produces MPGSPETADRSSRVVVAVPPHLREQFFTAEVWQELERAAALTVLDDHSDREALKAALPGARALILSWRAPKVDAGLLAHADRLELVAHTGSAVAPYVTEDVFRRGILVTQAGDEMARPVAEVALAFTLSLLHRIQRFDHALRGGQDWAAASEAPPRHEIHGSDIGVLGASRTGRAYIRMVRAMGARVSVTDPYLSEAGAEELGVRSVPLETLLSGSRIVAVHAPVTEETHRMIGAEQLALMPDGAGLVNTARSWLVDEDALLAELTTGRLDAAIDVFDAEPLPAGHPFRSLPNVLLTPHQAAGSVECRQRLGTSAVNEVLRLLAGRPPVHAVTAEALVRLR; encoded by the coding sequence ATGCCTGGCTCTCCTGAAACCGCCGACCGCTCCTCCCGGGTGGTCGTCGCCGTGCCCCCACACCTGCGCGAGCAGTTCTTCACCGCCGAGGTGTGGCAAGAGCTGGAGCGGGCCGCCGCACTCACCGTCCTCGACGACCACAGCGACCGGGAAGCGCTCAAGGCGGCGCTGCCCGGCGCCCGCGCGCTGATCCTGTCCTGGCGGGCGCCCAAGGTGGACGCCGGACTCCTCGCGCACGCGGACCGGCTGGAGCTGGTGGCGCACACCGGTTCGGCGGTCGCCCCCTATGTCACCGAGGACGTGTTCCGGCGGGGCATCCTGGTCACCCAGGCCGGTGACGAGATGGCCCGCCCGGTCGCCGAGGTGGCCCTCGCCTTCACCCTCTCGCTGCTCCACCGCATCCAGCGCTTCGACCACGCCCTGCGCGGCGGCCAGGACTGGGCGGCGGCGAGCGAGGCACCGCCGCGCCACGAGATCCACGGCAGCGACATCGGGGTGCTCGGCGCCTCCCGCACCGGGCGCGCCTACATCCGGATGGTGCGGGCGATGGGCGCACGGGTCAGCGTCACGGACCCGTACCTCTCCGAGGCCGGTGCCGAGGAGCTCGGCGTGCGGTCCGTACCGCTGGAGACGCTGCTCTCCGGCAGCCGGATCGTGGCCGTGCACGCGCCGGTCACCGAGGAGACCCACCGGATGATCGGCGCGGAGCAGCTGGCGCTGATGCCGGACGGGGCGGGCCTGGTGAACACCGCCCGCTCGTGGCTGGTCGACGAGGACGCGCTGCTGGCCGAACTGACCACCGGCCGGCTGGACGCGGCGATCGACGTCTTCGACGCCGAGCCGCTCCCGGCCGGCCACCCCTTCCGCTCCCTGCCGAACGTGCTGCTCACCCCGCATCAGGCGGCCGGGAGCGTCGAGTGCCGGCAGCGTCTTGGCACCAGTGCCGTCAACGAGGTGCTGCGGCTGCTCGCCGGGCGCCCGCCGGTCCACGCCGTCACCGCCGAGGCGCTCGTCCGGCTGCGCTGA
- a CDS encoding dihydrodipicolinate synthase family protein: protein MSTPSHPSTPALDLLARGAAIPAHPLALHADGTFDERRQRALTRYYLASGAGGAAVAVHTTQFEIREPGVGLLRPVLELAAETIDAEAGRPFVKVAGACGYTAQAVAEATTAAELGYDAVLLSPAVPGADEKGLLERARAVGEVLPVIGFYLQEAVGGRYLSPGFWSAFTDLPNTAAVKIAPFDRYRTADVLRAVSAADRAGEVALYTGNDDDIIGDLLTPYGAADGPRRWFAGGLLGQWAVWTSSAVTLLDDIRLARAGDHDATVRCLARRTELTDANSAVFDVRNAFRGCIAGVHEVLRRQGLLANIRCLDPAETLSPGQAEEITRVAAAYPWLTDDAFVAEHLDAWLS, encoded by the coding sequence ATGTCCACTCCCTCCCACCCGTCCACCCCCGCGCTGGATCTGCTCGCCCGGGGTGCGGCGATACCCGCCCACCCGCTCGCGCTGCATGCCGACGGCACGTTCGACGAGCGCCGCCAGCGCGCGCTGACCCGCTACTACCTGGCGTCCGGGGCGGGCGGCGCCGCCGTCGCCGTACACACCACGCAGTTCGAGATCCGCGAACCCGGAGTCGGGCTGCTGCGGCCCGTCCTGGAGCTCGCGGCCGAGACGATCGACGCCGAGGCCGGCCGCCCGTTCGTCAAGGTCGCCGGTGCCTGCGGCTACACCGCGCAGGCCGTCGCCGAGGCCACCACCGCCGCAGAGCTCGGCTACGACGCGGTGCTGCTCTCCCCCGCCGTGCCCGGCGCGGACGAGAAGGGGCTGCTGGAGCGGGCGCGGGCGGTCGGCGAGGTCCTGCCCGTCATCGGGTTCTACCTCCAGGAGGCGGTGGGCGGACGGTACTTGTCGCCGGGCTTCTGGTCCGCGTTCACCGACCTGCCGAACACGGCCGCCGTCAAGATCGCCCCCTTCGACCGCTACCGCACCGCCGACGTCCTACGGGCGGTGTCCGCCGCCGACCGGGCCGGCGAGGTGGCGCTGTACACCGGCAACGACGACGACATCATCGGCGACCTGCTCACCCCGTACGGGGCGGCGGACGGCCCCCGGCGCTGGTTCGCGGGCGGGCTGCTGGGCCAGTGGGCGGTGTGGACGAGCTCCGCGGTCACCCTGCTGGACGACATCCGGCTGGCCCGCGCCGGGGACCACGACGCGACGGTCCGCTGCCTGGCCCGCCGCACCGAGCTGACCGATGCCAACAGCGCGGTCTTCGACGTCCGGAACGCGTTCCGGGGCTGCATCGCCGGGGTGCACGAAGTGCTGCGCCGTCAGGGCCTGTTGGCGAACATCCGCTGTCTGGATCCGGCCGAGACGCTCTCCCCCGGACAGGCCGAGGAGATCACCCGGGTGGCTGCGGCCTACCCTTGGCTGACCGATGACGCCTTCGTTGCGGAGCACCTCGATGCCTGGCTCTCCTGA
- a CDS encoding NAD(P)-dependent oxidoreductase, translating into MFTDEAALEERLATPSPALVADLGRLEGDLLVLGAGGKMGPSLCRLARRALDAAGRTDVSVYAVSRWSDKAAADELEAAGVRTVAFDLMDPAADLTRLPDAGNVVFMVGAKFGSAGAPSLAWAVNAAMPDRVARRWSGARIAAFSTGNVYPLVPVSSGGCTETDPVGPVGEYAMSCLGRERIFGHAALTLGTRVANIRLNYAVDLRYGVLADIAYRVQAGEPVDVTTGHANVVWQGYANEVALRALLHATGGEPFTLNLTGPESASVRRIAQWFGEEFDREPVLAGTEAPTALLSDASRCHALFGYPDVSLRTLVGWQADWLRRGLPLSGKPTKFQVRDGRF; encoded by the coding sequence ATGTTCACCGATGAGGCCGCACTCGAAGAGCGGCTCGCCACCCCCTCCCCCGCGCTCGTCGCCGACCTCGGCCGCCTGGAGGGCGATCTGCTGGTCCTGGGCGCGGGCGGCAAGATGGGCCCCAGCCTGTGCCGGCTGGCCCGCCGGGCGCTGGACGCCGCGGGCCGCACCGACGTGAGCGTGTACGCGGTCTCCCGCTGGTCCGACAAGGCCGCCGCGGACGAGCTGGAGGCCGCCGGGGTCCGCACGGTCGCCTTCGACCTGATGGACCCGGCCGCCGATCTGACCCGGCTGCCCGACGCCGGGAACGTCGTCTTCATGGTCGGCGCCAAATTCGGTTCCGCCGGGGCGCCCTCGCTCGCCTGGGCGGTGAACGCCGCGATGCCGGACCGGGTGGCCCGGCGCTGGTCCGGCGCCCGGATCGCCGCGTTCTCCACCGGCAACGTGTACCCGCTGGTGCCCGTCTCCTCCGGCGGCTGCACCGAGACCGACCCGGTCGGCCCGGTCGGCGAGTACGCCATGTCGTGCCTCGGCCGGGAGCGGATCTTCGGCCACGCCGCGCTGACCCTCGGCACCAGGGTCGCCAACATCCGGCTCAACTACGCGGTCGACCTGCGCTACGGCGTCCTCGCCGACATCGCGTACCGCGTACAGGCGGGCGAGCCCGTCGACGTGACAACCGGTCACGCCAACGTGGTGTGGCAGGGGTACGCCAACGAGGTCGCCCTGCGCGCACTCCTGCACGCCACCGGCGGCGAGCCGTTCACCCTCAACCTCACCGGCCCCGAGTCCGCCTCGGTGCGCCGTATCGCGCAGTGGTTCGGCGAGGAGTTCGACCGGGAGCCGGTCCTCGCCGGGACCGAGGCGCCCACCGCGCTGCTCTCCGACGCGAGCCGCTGCCACGCCCTCTTCGGCTACCCGGACGTCTCGCTGCGCACCCTCGTCGGGTGGCAGGCCGACTGGCTGCGGCGCGGACTCCCGCTGTCCGGCAAGCCCACCAAGTTCCAGGTACGCGACGGAAGGTTCTGA
- a CDS encoding carbohydrate ABC transporter permease, with protein sequence MTTAPEETKTAPPVRKAPAPPDRAERREVRRLRKLSEQDTVPYGMRPTRAGRIARGALLTVAALVTVFPFYAMVVLSLKPSAAVDFPGSLLPWPLTGEAYDTVMGAQDVPRWLFNTLMYSVVSVVGVLLLASLAGYAFAKKRFPGREAMFWSFLSMVMVPYHVTMIPTFAMIAKLGGVDTYWGLIVPTLANAQAVFLMRQFIQGLPDELFEAARLDGCSEWQIFYRIVLPLLKPILATLGVFVFLWHWNDFLWPLVIGQSTDMRTLTVGIASLQQQNVPLNVVLSGSVIAFVPIFAAYMVGQRYFTEGVTASGIKG encoded by the coding sequence ATGACAACGGCACCCGAAGAGACGAAAACGGCCCCGCCCGTCCGCAAGGCCCCCGCTCCCCCGGACCGGGCGGAGCGCCGGGAGGTCCGCAGGCTGCGCAAGCTCTCCGAGCAGGACACCGTCCCGTACGGCATGCGCCCGACCCGGGCCGGCCGGATAGCGCGAGGCGCACTGCTGACGGTCGCCGCGCTCGTGACGGTCTTCCCGTTCTACGCGATGGTCGTGCTCTCCCTGAAGCCGTCCGCGGCGGTCGACTTCCCCGGCAGCCTGCTGCCCTGGCCGCTGACCGGCGAGGCGTACGACACCGTCATGGGCGCCCAGGACGTACCGCGCTGGCTGTTCAACACGCTGATGTACTCGGTCGTCTCGGTCGTCGGCGTGCTGCTGCTCGCCTCACTCGCCGGGTACGCGTTCGCCAAGAAGCGCTTCCCGGGCCGGGAGGCCATGTTCTGGTCGTTCCTGTCGATGGTGATGGTCCCGTACCACGTCACGATGATCCCGACGTTCGCGATGATCGCGAAGCTCGGCGGCGTCGACACGTACTGGGGACTGATCGTGCCGACCCTGGCCAACGCCCAGGCGGTGTTCCTGATGCGGCAGTTCATCCAGGGGCTGCCCGACGAACTCTTCGAGGCGGCCCGGCTCGACGGGTGCAGCGAGTGGCAGATCTTCTACCGGATCGTGCTGCCGCTGCTCAAGCCGATCCTCGCCACGCTCGGAGTCTTCGTCTTCCTGTGGCACTGGAACGACTTCCTGTGGCCCCTGGTCATCGGCCAGTCCACCGACATGCGCACCCTCACCGTCGGCATCGCCTCGCTCCAGCAGCAGAACGTGCCGCTCAATGTGGTGCTCTCCGGCTCCGTCATCGCGTTCGTGCCCATCTTCGCCGCGTACATGGTGGGCCAGCGCTACTTCACCGAGGGCGTCACCGCGTCCGGAATCAAGGGATAG
- a CDS encoding carbohydrate ABC transporter permease: MAVVAEPTRRGRRSGPQARREARIGLLFVLPCFLLFLAFRFGPGVAGVLMSFTDYSLTGGGSFIGFDNFTRLWADPLFWQALKVTVLYTVIAVPGTLAASVCLALITRRAFRGAKFFRSVFFLPVVTSLVLAATVFVWIFSTGGPWSTLMGWFGLSEGSWLSDDVLVLPALALVGVWSRFGYGMLILLARMQDIPRELEEAALTDGAGPWQRFRYIVLPQLKPALFFLAVIETTASFQVFDAVYTMTGGGPANASYTLVFQLYDAGFKYFDLGYASAIGVALFVLTVVVAVIQRLVIGKDQ, encoded by the coding sequence GTGGCAGTCGTCGCGGAACCCACCCGCCGGGGCCGTCGCAGCGGGCCGCAGGCGCGCCGCGAGGCCCGGATCGGCCTGCTCTTCGTGCTCCCGTGTTTCCTGCTGTTCCTCGCCTTCCGGTTCGGTCCGGGCGTCGCCGGTGTGCTGATGAGCTTCACCGACTACTCCCTCACCGGCGGCGGCAGCTTCATCGGGTTCGACAACTTCACCCGCCTGTGGGCCGATCCGCTGTTCTGGCAGGCCCTGAAGGTCACGGTCCTGTACACCGTGATCGCCGTACCGGGCACGCTCGCCGCCTCGGTCTGCCTGGCGCTGATCACCCGCCGCGCGTTCCGCGGCGCCAAGTTCTTCCGGTCGGTGTTCTTCCTGCCGGTCGTCACCTCGCTGGTGCTGGCCGCCACCGTCTTCGTCTGGATCTTCTCGACCGGCGGCCCGTGGTCCACCCTGATGGGCTGGTTCGGGCTGTCCGAGGGCTCCTGGCTCTCCGACGACGTGCTGGTGCTGCCCGCGCTCGCGCTCGTCGGCGTCTGGTCCCGCTTCGGCTACGGGATGCTCATCCTGCTCGCCCGGATGCAGGACATCCCGCGCGAACTGGAGGAGGCGGCGCTCACCGACGGGGCCGGCCCCTGGCAGCGGTTCCGGTACATCGTGCTGCCGCAGCTCAAGCCCGCCCTGTTCTTCCTCGCCGTGATCGAGACGACCGCCTCGTTCCAGGTGTTCGACGCCGTCTACACCATGACGGGCGGCGGTCCCGCCAACGCCAGTTACACGCTCGTCTTCCAGCTCTACGACGCGGGCTTCAAGTACTTCGACCTGGGCTACGCCTCCGCCATCGGTGTCGCGCTCTTCGTGCTGACCGTGGTCGTCGCGGTGATCCAGCGGCTCGTGATCGGGAAGGACCAGTGA
- a CDS encoding extracellular solute-binding protein, which produces MSRLLTRRSRVRALAAPVLATALAAGALAGCSGSGGDDNTVTMWTYPVIFDEAKNKAYWDGLVKAFEKKHDGVTVKVETFPWANRDTALATAIASGKGPDAVYLIPDQLPKYTKSIVPAGDYMPASAKSDYTDFALKSVTVDGKPLATPILTSANPLICDKRVFDAIGEKTYPSSWADLEALAPKLKKKGYYATSYSGDTQQTLNMTFYPLLWQAGGDVFSEDGKNVTFNDAAGVKALTYLKKLVEGGYTDKDLVTTTPKLEQTPTAKGKVACTWQNTPADVEPFWGKENIVVRPPLKDTASVGYGTVGALAMLKGADKKYTGDWLNFVAESKNSAGLQKAAGYFPARRSGGDLYPDDKLQTAVGATLPSMDVGPLQDKAREVQGVLAPEIQAALLGKKSPQDALDTAQKAAQAMLGR; this is translated from the coding sequence GCCCTCGCCGCCCCCGTCCTGGCCACCGCGCTCGCCGCCGGTGCGCTGGCCGGCTGTTCCGGCAGCGGCGGCGACGACAACACCGTGACCATGTGGACCTACCCGGTCATCTTCGACGAGGCCAAGAACAAGGCGTACTGGGACGGCCTGGTCAAGGCGTTCGAGAAGAAGCACGACGGCGTCACGGTGAAGGTGGAGACCTTCCCGTGGGCCAACCGCGACACCGCCCTGGCCACCGCGATCGCCTCCGGCAAGGGCCCGGACGCCGTCTACCTGATCCCGGACCAGCTGCCGAAGTACACCAAGAGCATCGTCCCGGCCGGCGACTACATGCCGGCCTCCGCCAAGTCGGACTACACGGACTTCGCGCTGAAGTCCGTCACCGTGGACGGCAAGCCGCTCGCCACCCCGATCCTGACCAGCGCCAATCCGCTGATCTGCGACAAGCGGGTGTTCGACGCGATCGGTGAGAAGACCTACCCGTCGAGCTGGGCGGACCTGGAGGCGCTGGCCCCGAAGCTGAAGAAGAAGGGCTACTACGCCACCAGCTACAGCGGCGACACCCAGCAGACCCTGAACATGACCTTCTACCCGCTGCTCTGGCAGGCCGGCGGCGACGTCTTCTCCGAGGACGGAAAGAACGTCACCTTCAACGACGCGGCCGGCGTGAAGGCGCTGACGTACCTGAAGAAGCTGGTCGAGGGCGGCTACACCGACAAGGACCTGGTCACGACCACGCCCAAGCTGGAGCAGACCCCGACCGCCAAGGGCAAGGTCGCCTGCACCTGGCAGAACACCCCGGCGGACGTCGAGCCGTTCTGGGGCAAGGAGAACATCGTCGTCCGGCCGCCGCTGAAGGACACCGCCTCGGTCGGCTACGGCACCGTGGGCGCCCTGGCGATGCTGAAGGGCGCCGACAAGAAGTACACCGGCGACTGGCTGAACTTCGTCGCCGAGTCGAAGAACTCGGCCGGACTGCAGAAGGCCGCCGGCTACTTCCCGGCCCGCAGGTCCGGCGGTGACCTGTACCCGGACGACAAGCTCCAGACCGCCGTCGGCGCCACGCTGCCGAGCATGGACGTGGGTCCGCTCCAGGACAAGGCGCGTGAGGTCCAGGGCGTGCTCGCCCCGGAGATCCAGGCCGCGCTGCTCGGCAAGAAGAGCCCGCAGGACGCGCTGGACACCGCGCAGAAGGCCGCGCAGGCGATGCTCGGCCGCTGA